In the genome of Devosia rhizoryzae, the window GTGCCGACGCCTGAGCCCACACCGGAACCGGAGCCTGTTCCGGAGCCGACGCCTGAGCCGGCTCCGGAGCCGACCCCGGAACCCACGCCAGAGCCGACGCCCGAACCAACACCCGAGCCGACGCCGGAGCCCACACCTGAGCCGCCGCGGCAGGTCAATGTCGCCATGCCGACGTCGCGCCCTGCCAATCTCGAGCAGATACGAGAGGAAGCGCGTACTGCCGTAGCGCAGCGCGCCGAGCGCGAAAAGGAACAGCGGGAGCGGGAAGAGCGCGAGAAGCGCGAGCGGGAACAGCGTGAGCGTGAACAGCGCGAGACGGCGACGGCTGCGGCCGCCGCTGCACAGCAGCCCAAGCCCAGCCAGCCCAGCACCAATGCCAGCGAACTGGCCGATCTCGTCAACGACCTCATCAACAATGCGCCGACCACGGGCGCGACGACGGGGCAGGGCGGTTCGCCGACCCTGGGCGATGTCGGGGGCACTTCGGCGACGTTGAGCCAGACCGAAATCGGCGCCTTCATCGCGGCCATCAAGCGGTGCTGGAACCTGCTGCCGAATGAGCAGGTGCCGGGACTCGAAGTTGCGGTCAATGTCCGGCTCAATCAGGATGGCTCGCTCGCCGATGTGCCGCGGCTCATTTCGCTAAGCCATCCGGAACTGAGTTTCGTCGCGCAGAAGGCGCTCAGCGCCGTGGCCGGTTGCGGCCCCTACAATATGCTTTCCGCCGCCACTTACGATCAGTGGCAGAACATCAACGTCACGTTGCGTCCGTGACCAAATTCGCCGCCTTTGCTCGCTAGAAGATCGGGCAAGGCCCACGACTTGGAGACCGAAATGACCCTTATTTCCCGGCGCAACGCCCTGCAGCTCGGCCTTGCCGGTGGCCTGGCGCTCGCTTTCGCGCCTCGCGCTTTTGCCCAGCTCAACGTCACGGTGGAGGGCGCGACCTTCCGGCCGCTGCCGATTGCCATTCCCAATTTCTCGTCGTCGGACCCAAGCTTCGGAGCCGAAATCGCCGGGATCGTTCGCAACAACCTGCAGCGGTCAGGCCTGTTCACGACGTTCGATCCATCGGGGCTGCCGCTCCAGGTCGGCGATCCCAATGCGACGCCGGATTTTACCACCTGGCAGACGGTCAATGTCGATGCCCTGGTGATGGGCAATGTCGAGCGCGGCGGCAGCATCAATTCGTCCGTGCGCGTGTGGGATACGCGTGCGGGGACGCAGGTGGTCGGCAACAGCTATTCGACCGATCCGAACTCGGCGCGCCGCATTGCCCACATCGTTTCGGACGCGATCTATACGGCGCTGACCGGCGGCTCGGGCTATTTCGATACGCGCGTTGCCTATGTGGCCGAGAGCGGTCCCAAGGCCAACCGCACGCGGCGGCTGGCCATCATGGACCAGGACGGCGCCAATATGAGCTACCTGACCGACGGCTCGTCCATGGCGCTGACGCCGCGCTTTTCGCCGCGCGGTGATCTGCTGACTTACATGAACTTCGTCGACGGTAATCCGCAGGTTTACCTGCTGCAACTGGCGACTGGGGCGCAGCAGCGGCTCGCCAATGTCGGTGCCATGACCTTTGCGCCGCGGTTTTCGGCCGATGGCGGCACGGTGGCGTTTTCGGTGGAGCAGGGCGGTTCGACCAATATCTATGCTGTCTCGACCGGTGGCGGGCAGCCGATGCAGCTGACGTCGGGCGCTGCCATCGATACCGGTCCGTCCTATTCGCCGGACAGCAGCCGCATCGTCTTTGAAAGCGATCGGGGTGGCTCGCCGCAGATCTACATGATGGGTGCGGGCGGCGGCAACGCGCAGCGCATCAGCTTCGGCGAGGGCAGCTATTCTACGCCGGTGTGGTCGCCGACGGGCGATATGATCGCCTTTACCCGGCAATCGGGCGGGCAGTTCCATATTGGTGTCATGAACCCCGATGGCTCGGGCGAGCGGCTGCTTTATTCGAGCTTCCATGCGGAAGGCCCGACCTGGGCGCCGAATGGCCGCGTCATCATGTTCTTCCAGGATCCGGGTGGCAATGACGGCCCGCGCCTGATGAGCGTCGATATCTGGGGCCGCCAGGCGCAGAGCATCTCCACGGACAGCTTTGCTTCGGACCCGGCCTGGTCGGGCCTGCGAAGCTAAGACCCCCACCCAGCCTCCCCCGTCAGGCGGGGGAGGAGTCTCATCGCGTTTGACCTGACAGGAACGCTTGCCGACGGAAATGCATTGGCTCTCCAACAGAATGGAGACACCCATGTCCGATCGTTTGCGCATGCAGGACCCGCGCCACCAATATCCCGAGCCGCCCTTTCCCGAGCAGCCGCAGCCGCGGCCTGGCCTTGTCAGCAAGATGGAGCCGGCGCCGGACCATGGCGAGGAGAGTTATGTCGGCTATGGGCGGCTCAAGGGCCGCAAGGCGCTGAT includes:
- the tolB gene encoding Tol-Pal system beta propeller repeat protein TolB produces the protein MTLISRRNALQLGLAGGLALAFAPRAFAQLNVTVEGATFRPLPIAIPNFSSSDPSFGAEIAGIVRNNLQRSGLFTTFDPSGLPLQVGDPNATPDFTTWQTVNVDALVMGNVERGGSINSSVRVWDTRAGTQVVGNSYSTDPNSARRIAHIVSDAIYTALTGGSGYFDTRVAYVAESGPKANRTRRLAIMDQDGANMSYLTDGSSMALTPRFSPRGDLLTYMNFVDGNPQVYLLQLATGAQQRLANVGAMTFAPRFSADGGTVAFSVEQGGSTNIYAVSTGGGQPMQLTSGAAIDTGPSYSPDSSRIVFESDRGGSPQIYMMGAGGGNAQRISFGEGSYSTPVWSPTGDMIAFTRQSGGQFHIGVMNPDGSGERLLYSSFHAEGPTWAPNGRVIMFFQDPGGNDGPRLMSVDIWGRQAQSISTDSFASDPAWSGLRS